In the genome of Candidatus Reidiella endopervernicosa, one region contains:
- the ffh gene encoding signal recognition particle protein, giving the protein MFENLTERLSRTLKGLRGQGRLTEDNVKETLREVRMALLEADVALPVVKAFVDRVRERAVGQEVMQSLTPGQALVKVVNDELVGVMGEANDGLNLATTPPAVILMAGLQGSGKTTTVAKLSRWLKETQKKSVMVASCDIYRPAAIDQLQTLAGEVGAEFFPSEISQDPVDIAQGAIDRARKQHLDVVIIDTAGRLHIDEQMMGEIQRLHAAINPIETLFVVDSMTGQDAANTAKAFDDALPLTGVVLTKTDGDARGGAALSIRQITGKPIKFLGVGEKSGALELFHPDRVASRILGMGDVLTLVEEAERNIDKDKAEKLAKKLKKGKGFDLDDFREQMLQMNNMGGVAGLMDKLPGVAELPQAVKSQVNDKEIGRLIAIINSMTPKERSFPNVIKGSRKKRIANGSGTQIQDVNRLLKQFMQMQKMMKKMKGGGMAKMMRGLKGRMPPGMPF; this is encoded by the coding sequence ATGTTTGAGAATCTTACCGAACGCCTGTCGCGGACGCTGAAGGGTCTGCGCGGTCAGGGGCGTCTTACCGAAGATAACGTCAAAGAGACACTGCGCGAAGTGCGCATGGCGCTGCTGGAGGCCGATGTTGCGCTGCCGGTAGTGAAGGCGTTTGTAGATCGAGTGCGCGAGCGTGCGGTTGGCCAGGAGGTGATGCAGAGCCTCACCCCCGGCCAGGCGCTGGTTAAGGTCGTCAATGATGAGCTGGTTGGTGTTATGGGTGAGGCCAATGACGGCCTCAACCTGGCGACCACGCCACCGGCGGTGATATTGATGGCGGGTCTGCAGGGTTCAGGTAAGACCACCACCGTAGCCAAGCTCTCTCGCTGGCTCAAAGAGACACAGAAAAAATCGGTAATGGTCGCCAGTTGCGATATCTACCGCCCGGCGGCGATCGATCAGTTGCAGACCCTCGCTGGTGAAGTAGGTGCTGAGTTCTTCCCCTCGGAGATTTCGCAGGATCCAGTCGATATTGCTCAGGGTGCAATCGACCGTGCGCGTAAGCAGCATCTCGATGTGGTCATTATTGATACCGCAGGTCGACTCCATATTGATGAGCAGATGATGGGCGAGATTCAGCGTCTGCATGCAGCGATCAACCCGATCGAGACCCTGTTTGTGGTCGATAGTATGACCGGTCAGGATGCGGCCAACACCGCCAAGGCGTTTGACGACGCACTGCCGCTGACCGGTGTGGTGCTGACCAAGACCGATGGTGATGCGCGCGGTGGTGCGGCACTGTCGATTCGCCAGATCACCGGGAAGCCGATCAAATTCCTTGGCGTTGGTGAGAAGAGTGGCGCGCTTGAACTCTTTCATCCCGATCGTGTTGCCTCTCGAATTCTCGGTATGGGCGATGTGCTCACGCTGGTCGAAGAGGCCGAGCGGAATATCGACAAGGATAAAGCGGAGAAACTGGCGAAGAAGCTCAAGAAGGGTAAGGGCTTCGACCTGGATGATTTCCGTGAGCAGATGCTACAGATGAATAATATGGGTGGTGTTGCTGGTCTGATGGATAAGCTACCGGGTGTGGCTGAGCTGCCGCAGGCGGTCAAGAGTCAGGTTAACGATAAAGAGATTGGCCGTCTGATCGCGATTATCAATTCAATGACCCCGAAGGAGCGTAGCTTTCCTAATGTAATCAAGGGCTCGCGTAAAAAGCGTATTGCTAACGGTTCAGGTACCCAGATTCAGGACGTAAATCGTCTTCTGAAGCAGTTTATGCAGATGCAGAAGATGATGAAGAAGATGAAGGGTGGCGGTATGGCGAAGATGATGCGTGGTTTGAAGGGACGCATGCCCCCGGGTATGCCGTTCTAG
- the rimM gene encoding ribosome maturation factor RimM (Essential for efficient processing of 16S rRNA), whose amino-acid sequence MTRRSSEYVDVGRINGLFGVKGWVKIYSHTQPRENIVTYKPWLLRLNGELKEVKVAEGKRHGKGVVARLEGVEDRDAAQLLMGAEIAIRREQFKALQPDEYYWADLVGLKVKNSEGVDLGVVDHLLETGSNDVLVLKGDRERLVPFIQGDVIEVIDLETGEMVVDWDPEF is encoded by the coding sequence ATGACGCGGCGTAGCAGCGAGTATGTCGATGTGGGCCGTATTAACGGCCTGTTTGGCGTAAAGGGTTGGGTCAAGATCTACTCTCATACCCAACCTCGCGAGAATATTGTCACCTATAAACCCTGGCTTCTACGTCTTAATGGGGAGCTGAAAGAGGTGAAGGTGGCCGAGGGGAAGCGGCACGGCAAGGGGGTAGTAGCCCGCCTTGAAGGCGTCGAAGATCGGGATGCTGCCCAGCTGTTGATGGGTGCTGAGATTGCGATTCGCCGCGAGCAGTTTAAAGCGCTTCAACCCGATGAGTATTACTGGGCCGACTTGGTCGGTCTGAAAGTTAAGAACAGCGAGGGAGTCGATCTGGGGGTGGTAGACCACCTGCTTGAGACGGGCTCCAACGATGTTTTGGTCCTGAAGGGTGATCGTGAACGATTGGTCCCCTTTATACAGGGCGATGTGATCGAGGTGATTGATCTCGAAACGGGTGAGATGGTTGTCGATTGGGATCCGGAGTTTTAG
- the rpsP gene encoding 30S ribosomal protein S16: MVTIRMSRGGAKKRPFYHIVVTDSRNRRDGRYIERIGFFNPVAKGGEEKLRLDRDRVDHWVAQGAQTSERVSKLIKQHEAAQA; this comes from the coding sequence ATGGTCACTATTCGTATGTCGCGTGGCGGTGCCAAGAAGCGCCCCTTCTACCACATTGTGGTAACCGATAGCCGCAACCGTCGCGACGGTCGCTATATCGAGCGTATTGGTTTCTTCAACCCGGTAGCCAAGGGTGGAGAGGAGAAGCTTCGTCTCGACCGTGATCGTGTCGACCACTGGGTTGCACAGGGTGCACAGACCAGCGAGCGTGTCTCCAAGCTGATCAAGCAGCACGAAGCAGCGCAAGCCTGA
- a CDS encoding MBL fold metallo-hydrolase, giving the protein MQLRVLGCSGGIGQERRTTCFQVDNDILIDSGTGVGELSLEEMSALRHIFLTHSHLDHIGGLPLLIDSIFTKIQEPIVIHGLEETIQALKDFIFNWAIWPDFSMLPHEKKPVMRFEVMKPGETVDVGGRKLEMIEVNHVVPGVAYCVESDAGAIAFSGDTTTNDTLWEALNKKERLDILIVETAFPDELLDLSKLAKHYCPSLLAEDLKKLKHNPSIYISHLKPGGEVKILSQLESQVDEHRRLLRLSNGDVFEL; this is encoded by the coding sequence ATGCAGTTACGGGTACTGGGTTGCAGTGGAGGCATAGGCCAGGAACGCAGAACGACCTGCTTTCAGGTCGATAACGATATCCTCATCGATTCTGGCACCGGTGTAGGTGAACTGAGTCTCGAAGAGATGTCAGCGCTGCGTCACATCTTTCTTACCCATTCACACCTTGACCACATCGGTGGGCTGCCGCTACTGATCGATAGCATTTTTACCAAAATTCAGGAGCCGATCGTTATCCACGGTCTTGAGGAGACGATACAGGCGCTAAAAGATTTTATTTTCAACTGGGCGATCTGGCCCGACTTCTCAATGTTGCCGCATGAGAAAAAGCCGGTGATGCGCTTTGAGGTTATGAAACCGGGCGAGACGGTTGATGTTGGTGGTCGGAAACTCGAGATGATTGAGGTCAATCATGTGGTGCCCGGAGTGGCCTACTGCGTGGAGAGTGATGCCGGTGCGATTGCCTTTAGTGGCGACACCACCACCAACGATACGCTCTGGGAGGCGCTCAATAAGAAGGAGCGGCTCGATATCCTGATCGTTGAGACCGCCTTCCCCGATGAGCTGCTCGACCTCTCCAAGCTGGCCAAGCACTACTGTCCTTCACTGTTGGCGGAGGACCTGAAGAAGCTCAAACACAACCCCAGTATCTATATTTCCCATCTCAAGCCGGGGGGAGAGGTGAAGATCCTCTCTCAGCTCGAGTCACAGGTCGATGAACATCGTCGCCTACTGCGGCTCTCAAATGGCGACGTATTCGAGTTATAA